One window of the Leptospira koniambonensis genome contains the following:
- a CDS encoding M23 family metallopeptidase produces MRRSISLGIILAALHLSTFAQNDKVINFLFPVKTDGIENKVTSVFGESRGDHFHNGMDIASTGEPVLAMAEGKILYSRFGEDDPFGEEFGTGNSVWLDHGNGTYSSYYHLKDGRLPGLLEERLVAGGEKIAYTGNTGHSSGAHLHFVLLKDFGKTIQDPMKVLPIVEDENPPVIGNLLIHQDEYKYSQINDGDNINISRAFPVTVGIQDAGKKSGQRRGVSQIQVSLNGQLLKKASFSNLHYEKGEWKNSEGFPFSDLYFKDQYLVGNLDFRNGENMIKVLAWDFRQNLTEKTFTFYVNRIR; encoded by the coding sequence ATGAGACGTAGTATATCCCTCGGAATTATCTTGGCCGCGCTCCATCTAAGCACCTTTGCGCAAAACGATAAAGTAATAAATTTTCTTTTCCCGGTGAAAACCGACGGAATCGAGAATAAGGTCACCTCGGTGTTCGGAGAATCCAGGGGGGACCATTTTCACAACGGAATGGACATCGCTTCGACTGGAGAACCGGTTTTGGCGATGGCAGAGGGAAAGATCCTCTATTCACGGTTTGGCGAAGACGATCCTTTCGGGGAAGAATTCGGAACTGGAAATTCTGTTTGGTTAGATCACGGAAATGGGACGTATTCTTCCTATTACCATTTGAAAGACGGACGACTTCCAGGTTTATTAGAAGAGCGTCTAGTCGCCGGCGGAGAAAAGATCGCTTACACCGGAAACACCGGTCATTCCAGCGGCGCCCACCTCCATTTCGTCTTACTTAAAGACTTTGGAAAGACCATCCAAGACCCTATGAAGGTTTTGCCTATCGTGGAAGATGAAAATCCTCCAGTGATCGGAAATTTACTCATTCATCAAGATGAATACAAATATAGCCAGATAAACGACGGAGATAATATTAATATTTCTCGCGCGTTTCCAGTTACTGTCGGAATCCAAGACGCAGGAAAAAAATCGGGCCAGAGAAGAGGAGTTTCTCAGATCCAAGTTTCCTTGAACGGACAATTATTGAAGAAGGCAAGCTTCTCCAATCTACATTACGAAAAAGGAGAATGGAAAAATTCAGAAGGGTTTCCATTTTCAGATCTTTATTTTAAAGATCAATACTTAGTAGGTAATTTGGATTTTCGTAATGGAGAAAATATGATCAAGGTTTTGGCCTGGGACTTCAGACAAAATCTTACCGAAAAAACATTTACATTCTACGTAAACCGTATCCGTTAA